In a single window of the Microbacterium sp. SL75 genome:
- a CDS encoding alpha/beta hydrolase, protein MNKFILSFELIDSPLLLISAIVAVLGLVAVVVWRPRRVIGTLVIGAAVGVVMFVTAKILEAMDTFQGPLPGAAIWWASGAVAAVAVGVVGIFRAPWPRRVFGVVTVIASLLAGILGVNTSYGVTHNLAAILGVQALDPASLPPQDAVVGDPATLYQTWEPPADMPAKGSVSALTGSTKIPTGQYAARDASLYLPPAAQVANPPALPLLVFMMGQPGSPDPTALAKALDAFAAKNKGLAPIAIVVDQLTAPDRDPTCVDSSKYGAVATYINQLVPQWAQNNLNIIKDHRYWVIGGFSNGGSCAAYYGAKYPDTWGQMLDVMGNEFPGSEHVDQTVKDVYNGNAGAFQANKPAVIMAAAAPGSYAGHTAIFTWGSEDKTYGPGQLANSKAAAAAGFTVLTHIVEGAGHTGEALDGSLAWAIPALAPTLGLAAPAS, encoded by the coding sequence GTGAACAAGTTCATTCTTTCGTTCGAGCTGATCGACAGCCCCCTGTTGCTCATCAGCGCCATCGTCGCCGTCCTGGGCCTGGTGGCCGTGGTCGTCTGGCGTCCTCGTCGAGTCATCGGCACCCTCGTGATCGGTGCCGCCGTCGGGGTGGTCATGTTCGTCACGGCGAAGATCCTCGAGGCGATGGACACCTTCCAGGGGCCGCTTCCGGGGGCTGCGATCTGGTGGGCGTCGGGAGCGGTGGCCGCAGTCGCCGTCGGCGTCGTCGGGATCTTCCGTGCTCCGTGGCCGCGTCGTGTCTTCGGCGTCGTCACCGTCATCGCCTCGCTCCTCGCCGGCATCCTGGGGGTGAACACCTCCTACGGCGTCACGCACAATCTCGCCGCGATCCTCGGGGTGCAGGCCCTCGACCCCGCTTCGCTTCCTCCGCAGGACGCGGTGGTGGGGGATCCCGCCACGCTGTACCAGACGTGGGAGCCTCCGGCGGATATGCCCGCCAAGGGGTCGGTCAGTGCTCTCACGGGGAGCACGAAGATCCCCACCGGACAGTACGCCGCGCGCGATGCCTCGCTCTATCTTCCGCCGGCGGCGCAGGTCGCCAACCCCCCGGCTCTCCCGCTGCTGGTGTTCATGATGGGCCAGCCCGGGTCGCCCGACCCGACGGCATTGGCCAAGGCGCTCGACGCCTTCGCCGCGAAGAACAAGGGTCTCGCGCCGATTGCGATCGTCGTCGATCAGCTGACTGCTCCGGACCGCGACCCCACGTGCGTCGACTCCAGCAAGTACGGCGCCGTCGCGACGTACATCAACCAGCTCGTGCCGCAGTGGGCCCAGAACAACCTCAACATCATCAAGGACCACCGATACTGGGTCATCGGCGGGTTCTCGAACGGCGGTTCGTGCGCGGCGTACTACGGGGCGAAGTACCCCGACACCTGGGGGCAGATGCTCGACGTGATGGGCAACGAGTTCCCCGGGTCCGAGCACGTCGACCAGACCGTGAAAGACGTCTACAACGGGAACGCGGGTGCCTTCCAGGCCAACAAGCCCGCGGTGATCATGGCGGCGGCGGCGCCCGGCTCGTACGCCGGCCATACCGCCATCTTCACGTGGGGGAGCGAAGACAAGACCTACGGGCCGGGACAGCTCGCGAACTCGAAGGCGGCGGCGGCGGCGGGATTCACCGTCCTGACGCACATCGTCGAGGGGGCCGGACACACCGGTGAAGCGCTGGACGGCAGCCTGGCGTGGGCCATTCCCGCCCTCGCCCCGACGCTGGGGCTGGCTGCGCCGGCATCCTGA
- a CDS encoding multifunctional oxoglutarate decarboxylase/oxoglutarate dehydrogenase thiamine pyrophosphate-binding subunit/dihydrolipoyllysine-residue succinyltransferase subunit, translating to MSSQVTGVGTSSEGEFGANEWLVDELYEQFKVDKHSVDKAWWPILEAYHPVVDGSSAAAPPPSAPQASTASEPKPVTAPIPVVGQAPVARTTAKPAKPQPIPAQAPSAVPSAAAESTEEDRVTVLKGMPKALASNMDDSLTVPTATSVRTIPAKLMIDNRIVINNHMSRTRGGKVSFTHLIGWALIQALKEFPSQNVYYAEIDGKPSVVAPAHVNLGIAIDMPKPDGSRALLVPSIKRADTMTFGEFLASYEDLVRRARNNKLTPADFQGTTVSLTNPGGIGTVHSVPRLMRGQGAIIGAGALDYPAEFMGASEKTLNELAIGKTITLTSTYDHRVIQGAGSGEFLKKVHELLIGQRGFYDDIFAALRIPYAPIHWAADISVDISERIDKSARVQELINSFRVRGHLMADIDPLEYVQRTHPDLEIESHGLTFWDLDREFVTGGLGNKRVAKLRDILGVLRDSYCRTMGVEYMHIQDPAQRQWFQRNVEVKYTKPGHDEQLRILSKLNQAEAFETFLQTKYVGQKRFSLEGGESLIPLLDQILQGAASAGLDGAAIGMAHRGRLNVLTNIAGKTYGHVFREFEGAVAIGSKRGSGDVKYHLGTEGTFVGDAGDELPVYLAANPSHLETVDGVLEGIVRAKQDRKPIGTFSWLPILVHGDAAFAGQGVVVETLQMSQLRGYRTGGTIHVVVNNQVGFTTTPTDARTSVYATDVAKAIQAPILHVNGDDPEAVVRAAELAFMYREEFHRDIVIDLVCYRRRGHNEGDDPSMTQPLMTNLIEAKRSVRRLYTESLVGRGDITEDEYEQAKQDFQNRLEVAFADTHEAETGTNPVVTMDAAEEPAVGAPETTGVSREVVQHIGDAFVNKPDGFTVHTKLQQLLEKRHDMSRNGNIDWAFGELLAFGSVLMEGTPVRLAGQDSRRGTFVQRHSVLHDRDNGQEWLPLANLSENQGRFWVYDSLLSEYAAMAFEYGYSVERSDALVLWEAQFGDFANGAQSVIDEFISSADQKWAQQSSVVLLLPHGYEGQGPDHSSARIERYLQMCAQDNMIVARPSTPASYFHLLRRQAYQRPRRPLVVFTPKAMLRLRGATSPVEDFLEGRFEPVLDDNRGVDKSAVTRVLLHAGKIHWDLRAELDKNPNPEIALVRLEQYYPAPIEELTSVLAQYPNAELVWVQDEPENQGAWPFIALEVADQLGGRSIRRISRAAAASTATGSPKVHASEHAAIMKEALAR from the coding sequence CCCCGTGGTCGGACAGGCACCCGTCGCCCGCACCACGGCCAAGCCGGCCAAGCCGCAGCCAATTCCCGCTCAGGCTCCGAGCGCGGTTCCCTCCGCGGCCGCCGAGAGCACCGAAGAAGACCGTGTGACGGTCCTCAAGGGGATGCCGAAGGCCCTGGCATCCAACATGGATGACTCGCTCACGGTGCCCACCGCGACGAGCGTGCGCACGATCCCGGCGAAGCTGATGATCGACAATCGCATCGTCATCAACAACCACATGTCGCGCACGCGCGGCGGCAAGGTGAGCTTCACCCACCTCATCGGGTGGGCGCTGATCCAGGCGCTCAAGGAGTTCCCGAGCCAGAACGTCTACTACGCCGAGATCGACGGCAAGCCCTCGGTGGTCGCTCCCGCGCACGTCAACCTGGGCATCGCGATCGACATGCCCAAGCCCGACGGCTCGCGCGCGCTGCTCGTGCCGAGCATCAAGCGCGCCGACACGATGACGTTCGGCGAGTTCCTCGCCTCGTACGAAGACCTCGTCCGCCGCGCGCGCAACAACAAGCTGACGCCGGCCGACTTCCAGGGCACCACGGTCTCCCTCACCAACCCCGGCGGCATCGGCACGGTCCACTCGGTCCCGCGCCTCATGCGAGGACAGGGCGCCATCATCGGCGCCGGCGCACTCGACTACCCCGCCGAGTTCATGGGTGCGAGCGAGAAGACGCTGAACGAGCTGGCGATCGGCAAGACGATCACGCTCACGAGCACCTACGACCACCGCGTCATCCAGGGTGCCGGCTCGGGCGAGTTCCTGAAGAAGGTGCACGAGCTGCTCATCGGGCAGCGCGGCTTCTACGACGACATCTTCGCCGCCCTGCGCATTCCCTACGCCCCCATCCACTGGGCGGCCGACATCAGCGTCGACATCTCGGAGCGCATCGACAAGAGCGCCCGCGTGCAGGAGCTCATCAACTCCTTCCGCGTGCGCGGCCACCTCATGGCCGACATCGACCCGCTCGAGTACGTGCAGCGCACGCACCCCGACCTCGAGATCGAATCGCACGGCCTCACGTTCTGGGACCTCGACCGCGAGTTCGTCACCGGCGGCCTCGGCAACAAGCGCGTCGCCAAGCTCCGCGACATCCTGGGCGTCCTTCGCGACTCCTACTGCCGCACCATGGGCGTCGAGTACATGCACATCCAGGACCCGGCCCAGCGCCAGTGGTTCCAGCGCAACGTCGAGGTCAAGTACACCAAGCCCGGCCACGACGAGCAGCTGCGCATCCTGTCGAAGCTGAACCAGGCCGAAGCGTTCGAGACGTTCCTGCAGACCAAGTACGTCGGCCAGAAGCGCTTCAGCCTCGAGGGCGGCGAGTCTCTCATCCCCCTGCTCGACCAGATCCTGCAGGGTGCGGCCTCGGCCGGCCTCGACGGCGCCGCGATCGGCATGGCCCACCGCGGTCGCCTGAACGTTCTCACCAACATCGCCGGCAAGACCTACGGCCACGTGTTCCGCGAGTTCGAGGGCGCCGTCGCGATCGGCAGTAAGCGCGGCTCCGGAGACGTGAAGTACCACCTCGGCACCGAGGGCACCTTCGTCGGCGACGCCGGCGACGAGCTCCCCGTGTACCTGGCGGCCAACCCCTCGCACCTCGAGACCGTCGACGGCGTGCTCGAGGGCATCGTCCGCGCCAAGCAGGATCGCAAGCCCATCGGCACGTTCTCGTGGCTGCCCATCCTCGTGCACGGCGACGCCGCGTTCGCGGGTCAGGGCGTCGTGGTCGAGACCCTGCAGATGTCGCAGCTGCGCGGCTACCGAACGGGCGGCACGATCCACGTCGTGGTCAACAACCAGGTGGGCTTCACCACCACGCCCACCGACGCCCGCACCTCGGTGTACGCCACCGATGTCGCGAAGGCCATCCAGGCGCCGATCCTGCACGTGAACGGCGACGACCCCGAGGCCGTCGTCCGCGCCGCGGAGCTCGCATTCATGTACCGCGAGGAGTTCCACCGCGACATCGTGATCGATCTCGTCTGCTACCGCCGCCGCGGTCACAACGAGGGCGACGACCCCTCGATGACCCAGCCCCTGATGACGAACCTCATCGAGGCCAAGCGCTCGGTCCGCCGTCTCTACACGGAGTCGCTCGTCGGTCGCGGTGACATCACCGAAGACGAGTACGAGCAGGCGAAGCAGGACTTCCAGAACCGCCTCGAGGTCGCCTTCGCCGATACGCACGAGGCCGAGACCGGCACGAACCCCGTCGTCACCATGGACGCGGCGGAAGAACCGGCCGTCGGCGCGCCCGAGACCACCGGCGTCTCGCGTGAAGTCGTCCAGCACATCGGCGACGCGTTCGTGAACAAGCCCGACGGCTTCACGGTGCACACCAAGCTCCAGCAGCTGCTCGAGAAGCGCCACGACATGAGCCGCAACGGCAACATCGACTGGGCCTTCGGTGAGCTGCTCGCCTTCGGCTCGGTGCTGATGGAAGGCACCCCGGTGCGTCTCGCCGGTCAGGACTCGCGCCGCGGCACCTTCGTGCAGCGTCACTCGGTGCTGCACGACCGCGACAACGGTCAGGAATGGCTGCCGCTTGCGAACCTCAGCGAGAACCAGGGGCGCTTCTGGGTCTACGACTCCCTGCTGAGCGAGTACGCCGCCATGGCGTTCGAGTACGGCTACTCGGTCGAGCGCTCCGATGCACTCGTGCTGTGGGAGGCGCAGTTCGGCGACTTCGCCAACGGCGCCCAGTCGGTCATCGATGAGTTCATCTCGTCGGCCGACCAGAAGTGGGCGCAGCAGTCGAGCGTCGTGCTGCTGCTGCCCCACGGCTACGAGGGTCAGGGACCCGACCACTCCTCGGCCCGCATCGAGCGCTACCTGCAGATGTGCGCGCAGGACAACATGATCGTCGCCCGCCCCTCGACGCCCGCGTCGTACTTCCACCTGTTGCGCCGTCAGGCCTACCAGCGCCCCCGTCGCCCCCTCGTGGTCTTCACCCCGAAGGCGATGCTGCGTCTGCGCGGCGCGACGAGCCCCGTCGAGGACTTCCTCGAGGGTCGCTTCGAGCCGGTGCTCGACGACAACCGCGGTGTCGACAAGAGCGCCGTCACGCGCGTCCTGCTGCACGCCGGAAAGATCCACTGGGACCTGCGCGCCGAGCTCGACAAGAACCCCAACCCCGAGATCGCCCTCGTGCGTCTCGAGCAGTACTACCCCGCACCGATCGAGGAACTGACCAGCGTGCTGGCGCAGTATCCGAACGCCGAGCTGGTGTGGGTTCAGGACGAGCCCGAGAACCAGGGTGCGTGGCCGTTCATCGCGCTCGAGGTCGCAGACCAGCTCGGTGGCCGCTCGATCCGTCGCATCTCGCGCGCGGCTGCGGCGTCGACCGCGACCGGTTCGCCGAAGGTGCACGCGAGCGAGCACGCCGCGATCATGAAAGAAGCGCTCGCGCGCTGA